A window of the Leucothrix mucor DSM 2157 genome harbors these coding sequences:
- a CDS encoding cbb3-type cytochrome c oxidase subunit 3 translates to MNEIFMWFTDLGNSKVAAVVIFFPLFIGMLLYVYTGKQRSERLESYKNIPLDDDKNDTAQKGGR, encoded by the coding sequence ATGAATGAGATATTTATGTGGTTTACTGATCTGGGAAATAGCAAGGTTGCTGCAGTTGTAATCTTCTTCCCATTGTTCATCGGTATGCTGCTGTATGTGTATACCGGCAAGCAACGGAGTGAGCGATTGGAATCGTATAAAAATATTCCTCTCGATGATGACAAGAATGATACAGCCCAGAAAGGTGGTAGATAA
- the ccoO gene encoding cytochrome-c oxidase, cbb3-type subunit II: MKLKHEIFETNIGVLIVFTLIAISIGGLVEITPLFYINDTVEDVRNADGTQAVRPYSPLEQRGRDIYTREGCYNCHSQMIRPFRDEALRYGHYSLAAESQYDHPFQWGSKRTGPDLARVGGKYSDAWHVKHLVRPRSVVPESIMPNYPWLLEDDLDYSDIQERMVALKKVGVPYSLTKEEYDANVKKFGQTVADKLDITRADQNLINDAQNFNRDGIPERITEMDALVAYLQVLGTMIDFKAHDEHEFIKTR; this comes from the coding sequence ATGAAACTGAAACACGAAATTTTTGAAACGAATATCGGCGTACTGATTGTCTTCACTTTGATTGCGATCAGTATCGGTGGATTGGTTGAAATCACACCATTATTTTACATCAACGACACGGTCGAAGATGTGCGTAATGCGGATGGTACTCAAGCGGTCAGACCTTATTCGCCTTTGGAGCAACGTGGCCGGGATATTTATACTCGTGAAGGTTGCTACAACTGTCACTCGCAAATGATTCGTCCGTTCCGTGATGAGGCGCTGCGTTATGGTCACTATTCACTAGCAGCAGAATCTCAGTACGATCACCCGTTCCAATGGGGTTCAAAGCGTACTGGTCCTGATCTGGCTCGCGTAGGTGGTAAGTACTCTGATGCATGGCATGTAAAGCATTTGGTTCGCCCTCGTTCGGTTGTACCTGAGTCGATCATGCCTAACTACCCTTGGTTGCTGGAAGACGATCTGGACTATTCTGATATTCAGGAGCGTATGGTTGCTCTGAAGAAGGTGGGTGTTCCTTACTCACTGACTAAAGAAGAATACGATGCGAACGTGAAGAAATTCGGTCAGACCGTTGCGGATAAGTTAGACATCACTCGTGCAGATCAGAATCTGATTAATGATGCTCAAAACTTTAATCGTGATGGTATTCCTGAGCGGATTACGGAAATGGATGCCTTGGTTGCTTACTTGCAAGTGTTGGGCACCATGATCGACTTTAAGGCTCACGATGAGCATGAGTTTATTAAAACCCGATAA
- the ccoN gene encoding cytochrome-c oxidase, cbb3-type subunit I, with protein sequence MAHSTAGSLEQYNYDIVKKFAIASIIWGVLGMTTGVWIASELAWPFLNFDIAQITFGRLRPVHTSGVIFGFGGNALFATSFYVVQRTCQVRLAGSKSAHSFMFYGWNLALIIAGIGYTMGITQAREYAEPEWYVDIMIAAVWVVYFLVFTMTIMRRNQPHIYVANWFYMAFILATAILHIFNNLAMPVSFTSTKSYSLFSGAQDAMTQWWYGHNAVGFFLTAAFLGMMYYFVPKQAGRPVYSYRLSIVHFWALGFMYMWVGTHHLHWTAIPDWTSSLAAVFSILLLMPSWGGMINGIMTLSGAWDKLRTDPIMMFMITALSFYGMSTFEGPMMALKEVNALSHYTDWTVGHVHSGALGWVALITIGSFYHMIPRLWNTELYSTQLVRIHFFIATLGIILYITAMWSSGIGQGMMLREFDEYGNLANTFISTVTFMHAPLVARAIGGMFFVSGMLIMAFNIYMTISLAKRESATSLGQTANA encoded by the coding sequence ATGGCTCATAGTACTGCCGGCTCGCTTGAGCAATATAACTATGACATTGTAAAAAAGTTCGCAATTGCATCCATCATTTGGGGTGTACTGGGGATGACTACCGGGGTCTGGATCGCTTCAGAACTTGCGTGGCCGTTTTTGAATTTCGATATCGCACAGATCACATTTGGTCGTCTGCGTCCGGTTCATACCAGTGGTGTAATTTTCGGCTTTGGTGGTAACGCACTATTTGCAACGTCGTTTTATGTCGTTCAACGCACTTGTCAGGTTCGACTGGCAGGTAGCAAATCAGCCCATAGTTTCATGTTCTACGGATGGAATTTGGCTCTGATCATCGCCGGTATCGGCTATACCATGGGTATCACTCAGGCGCGTGAATACGCAGAGCCAGAGTGGTATGTGGATATCATGATTGCGGCAGTCTGGGTGGTTTACTTCCTGGTCTTCACAATGACGATTATGCGTCGTAACCAACCGCACATTTATGTCGCGAACTGGTTCTATATGGCGTTTATTCTCGCGACTGCAATTCTTCATATTTTCAACAACTTGGCGATGCCAGTCAGCTTCACTAGCACTAAGTCTTACAGCCTGTTCTCCGGAGCACAGGATGCAATGACACAGTGGTGGTATGGGCACAACGCAGTAGGATTTTTCCTGACAGCAGCGTTCCTAGGCATGATGTACTACTTCGTACCGAAGCAGGCGGGTCGTCCGGTTTATTCGTATCGTTTATCGATCGTTCACTTCTGGGCGCTGGGCTTCATGTACATGTGGGTAGGTACTCACCATCTACACTGGACTGCGATTCCTGATTGGACCTCATCACTGGCAGCGGTTTTCTCAATCCTGTTGTTGATGCCATCTTGGGGTGGAATGATCAACGGTATTATGACGCTATCTGGCGCATGGGATAAGTTACGTACTGACCCAATCATGATGTTCATGATCACTGCATTGTCATTCTACGGAATGTCGACTTTTGAAGGCCCGATGATGGCGCTGAAAGAAGTTAACGCACTCTCTCACTACACTGACTGGACGGTAGGACACGTACATTCTGGTGCGTTGGGATGGGTTGCTCTGATTACTATTGGTTCGTTCTATCACATGATCCCAAGGCTTTGGAACACAGAGCTATACAGCACGCAATTGGTAAGAATTCACTTCTTCATTGCGACACTGGGTATCATTTTGTACATCACGGCAATGTGGTCCTCTGGTATCGGCCAGGGCATGATGTTGCGCGAGTTTGATGAATACGGAAACTTGGCCAATACCTTTATTTCAACCGTAACCTTTATGCATGCTCCGTTAGTGGCTCGTGCAATCGGTGGAATGTTCTTTGTAAGCGGGATGTTGATTATGGCTTTCAATATCTATATGACCATTAGTTTGGCAAAGCGTGAGTCTGCGACTTCGCTCGGACAAACGGCTAACGCATAA
- a CDS encoding diacylglycerol kinase → MADSKNLGLKRLVNAFGYSMKGLKATYQGEEAFRQEVFVLLLAIPLALWIASDAIELILLIGSVLLVLVVELLNSAIEAVVDRFGGEMHELSGRAKDMGSAAVLLISINAGLVWLLILFR, encoded by the coding sequence ATGGCTGATAGTAAAAATCTAGGATTGAAACGTCTGGTAAATGCCTTTGGATATTCCATGAAGGGATTAAAAGCCACTTACCAGGGTGAAGAGGCGTTTCGGCAAGAGGTTTTTGTACTATTATTAGCTATCCCTTTGGCGCTGTGGATTGCCTCAGATGCAATCGAGTTGATTCTATTGATCGGCAGTGTGTTACTGGTTTTGGTGGTCGAGTTGTTAAACTCGGCCATTGAAGCAGTTGTTGATCGATTTGGTGGGGAAATGCACGAACTATCAGGGCGTGCAAAAGATATGGGATCAGCTGCCGTTTTATTGATTTCGATCAATGCAGGCTTGGTCTGGCTGCTGATATTGTTCCGCTGA